One segment of Clavelina lepadiformis chromosome 2, kaClaLepa1.1, whole genome shotgun sequence DNA contains the following:
- the LOC143445646 gene encoding tRNA (32-2'-O)-methyltransferase regulator THADA-like isoform X2 gives MKKILQVSQFTEPVAKVLCQRIDLLRGPDNFHIVDKFLDTLITLVEGTLENIGDEVKMLKKITAEFKLLDATTCSEIIISISCFSFLLCSPKHPCKELWANLLQIDTFTASLVAVHLQEGLHWMTSNLSYLYISSCDVIKTVELCQTNFSLQGPCITAAVTKVFENVLNNVKMHREMLQELLNVSAEMLEKITSSVVESMQCIVIIFRKKFIQSFCINYEHEIVNARLKETIVGLYDESLLILQQDSLEGDCWYITSLVLPCLLHALKGSAEYYKEVMMQLEEFSEPSTNKNLWKIILSDGALLSLCGGLLVNESNRIEMVVDTDCLDENLSNTEDKSTSHSSSVQTSLHREILALIFTALFTIHKRITSVAGQVALAKSLAQWSRTARLLANFNKEDYRKETHQATECLAAYVALNLDNPVDVIRHQVKDIYVEILKAENISSGNNGFAIDQAFKILNWDWHKRSLYVALQCLLDFVPVHYLYENEPQLHVKLLKACFSQSLAPYASHLYHQLALRQSETIDITEQLHIWLKPALIALLECDVSQARILLDYCFSKLLKLYGQAAVPFALHYLHNSQENVSNVKISSVSSSANKLRVLIMFLRAAQQFGLQINAELNKTNPDQKSIDKETVKFALVHQNDQIRLDTFFLICDSWKPSVLITESDLLLLKFAFPYNMTNQCPAHRQQFLNTIKKFLHRLLINLQYIQKPTRKKNEQNQITDFLKWLVQFCLKQLFIGNSYPRRSLSLSILYFMLSIFKTKEGSPVPVELFTLEYIKVLVNLLQDTFEDNRLLALNILTLSDLKGHVKAMLGSEFFENLQTSSYNQCRRSYKSDASRNAAYNLRFNARLSDNVDLSIIKTCRHLMSFLVKDVQSANENLVMSAYTTPMHGVLYCLRLLLPEADVRNTQYRQEWRKLEEEIVSCCFQVYSAVFPVVGNDSPEGFIPKIEEAELRKICDEIGMLCTDLEDERSVAQKVLVASWRSAKESSLLLQLIASHALVDSSVDDEDCVLSWKQLLQIGDHLRMQIMETRHRGAFEVAYAALKDFCPILWRSNNAKLNTIPKRWVEEAMNTICNPANTDSLCATRRSAGLPFFLQAVLGSDKGKRSRDCLHSVMSRLLSIVDCEIIKSITMETDLKIQVHSLNILRGLVKDASLGEDMLPYISRCLMVSLTGFDCQVWSVRNSSTLLFSSLVTRMFGVKREKDLETSGKNRLSSHEFFTRMPDLHEFILQHLHRNVKSIFKDVNIEKQSSLFPVLLLLSRIYPSLTRHDPSSDLLNAFVPLVIKCACSSIFKCRVMAATALSSIVSKDCSSSVLLQLANALIVSSSHNETHGILLLLTKLLRVKFRNNINESSDMTDAVVYLTHTLNQCDDRRRGVYCVVNRSAFIDLCLEVTGLCKNFMKDHPGTANVDFATKSLITKLIKEVNLKQKSSTILPGCAFLYHSQGKLLAAAYGWGLSSDLTSISANNLDLIFAALKVLKQEYKPLISTVHLKLEGVGNKIPEDIQNFLVQLSKSVSNHECLAQIYKLLTLVSASRTSQVLALSRLLAEDHLLTNQKLFGAVVLCQAVSLRRLIDCDVDAPMLKWLRRWLELLTQASSLVRNDVCVRVSVAKALRTVTGLLLKDGKSHLVEVCHEAWKLLLILLYDENADVREIACDIVHVVARAKGQDMTGHQLVDCLAMEIALDVYVTMYSDCDAQRCQATLDQVISFSHSDLKTAEANNLSNSTQLFESGSWNTYVENPLLKQVIAKARRSIMSA, from the exons atgaaaaaaatattacaagttTCTCAGTTCACTGAGCCGGTTGCGAAGGTTTTATGTCAAAGGATTG attTACTTCGAGGTCCGGACAATTTCCATATCGTGGATAAATTCTTGGATACCTTGATTACTCTGGTTGAAGGTACTCTTGAAAATATTGGCGATGaagtgaaaatgttaaaaaag ATAACTGCAGAATTTAAATTACTTGATGCAACAACATGTTCGGAGATAATCATttcaatttcttgtttttctttccttCTTTGCTCTCCAAAACACCCCTGCAAGGAATTATGGGCTAA TCTCCTACAGATCGACACATTTACTGCCAGCCTGGTGGCAGTACATTTGCAGGAAGGATTACATTGGATGACATCTAACCTGAGTTATTTATACATCTCaagttgtgacgtaataaaaacaGTCGAGTTGTGTCAGACCAACTTTTCATTGCAAGGTCCATGTATTACAGCTGCCGTAACAAAAG tttttgaaaatgttctgAACAATGTTAAAATGCATAGAGAAATGTTGCAAGAATTGCTGAATGTGTCTGCTGAAATGCTGGAAAAAATTACTTCCTCAGTTGTTGAGTCAATGCAGTGCATTGTgataatttttagaaaaaagtttattcaaagtttttgcattaatTATGAGCATGAAATAGTAAATGCTCGTTTAAAGGAAACCATCGTAGGCCTCTATGATGAAAGTCTTCTAATTTTACAACAAG ATAGCCTTGAAGGTGATTGTTGGTATATCACAAGTTTGGTTCTACCTTGCTTGCTTCATGCACTTAAAGGTAGTGCTGAATATTACAAAGAG GTGATGATGCAACTAGAAGAATTTTCAGAACCTTCCACTAATAAAAACTTATGGAAAATAATTCTTAGTGACGGCGCACTGCTCTCTCTTTGTGGTGGTTTGCTGGTAAATGAGAGCAATAGAATTGAAATGGTTGTTGATACTGACTGTTTAGatgaaaatttatcaaacaCTGAAGACAAAAGCACTAGTCATAGCTCTTCTGTACAAACCTCATTGCATCGTGAAATTCTTGCACTTATATTTACCGCACTGTTTACCATACATAAAAG GATTACAAGTGTTGCTGGCCAGGTTGCTTTGGCAAAAAGTTTGGCCCAGTGGTCACGAACTGCAAG GTTGTTGGCGAACTTCAATAAAGAAGATTACCGAAAAGAAACCCATCAAGCCACAGAGTGTCTGGCAGCGTATGTTGCTTTGAATTTAGACAATCCTGTAGATGTGATACGACATCAAGTAAAAGATATAtatgttgaaattttaaaggCTGAAAACATATCGTCCG GTAATAATGGTTTTGCTATTGACCAAGCATTTAAAATCTTGAATTGGGATTGGCACAAACGTTCTCTATATGTTGCCCTCCAATGTTTGCTTGATTTTGTTCCTGTTCATTACCTTTATGAAAATGAACCCCAGCTTCATGTAAAGTtattaaaag catGTTTTAGTCAATCCCTGGCTCCCTATGCTTCACATTTGTATCATCAACTTGCTCTGAGGCAATCTGAAACAATTGACATCACTGAGCAACTTCATATTTGGTTGAAACCTGCATTAATAGCGTTGCTAGAATGTGACGTCAGTCAGGCTCGAATCCTACTTGAT tATTGCTTCAGcaagctactcaaattgtatGGTCAGGCTGCTGTGCCTTTTGCCCTCCATTATCTCCATAACAGTCAAGAAAACGTATCCAACGTTAAGATATCCTCGGTCTCATCATCAGCCAATAAACTTAGAGTACTGATCATGTTCCTTAGAGCTGCGCAACAATTTGGTTTGCAAATTAAT gcagaattaaataaaacaaatccaGACCAGAAAAGCATTGATAAAGAAACAGTTAAATTTGCCCTCGTTCATCAAAATGATCAg ATTCGTCTGGATACATTTTTTCTCATCTGTGACAGCTGGAAACCATCTGTTTTAATCACAGAAAGTGATCTATTGTTACTCAAGTTTGCGTTCCCATATAATATGACAAACCAGTGTCCAGCACACCGCCAACAGTTTCTTAACACAATAAAGAAG ttTCTTCATCGTTTGCTGATAAACCTTCAATATATACAAAAACCAACTCGgaagaaaaatgaacaaaatcaGATAACA GACTTCTTGAAGTGGTTAGTTCAGTTTTGCCTGAAACAATTATTCATTGGCAACAGCTATCCTAGAAGAAGTCTATCTTTAAGCATTTTGTACTTTATGCTCagtatatttaaaacaaaggaAG GCTCCCCTGTACCGGTGGAGCTTTTTACACTTGAGTACATTAAAGTGTTGGTGAATCTTCTGCAAGATAcatttgaagataacagacttCTTGCACTCAATATATTAACATTGTCAGATTTAAAAGGACATGTTAAGGCAATG TTGGGAAgtgaattttttgaaaacctaCAAACTTCATCTTACAATCAGTGTCGACGAAGCTACAAGTCTGATGCAAGCAGAAATGCTGCATACAACCTTCGATTTAATGCAAGGCTTAGTGACAACGTGGATTTAAGCATAATAAA AACTTGCCGGCATCTCATGTCCTTTTTAGTCAAAGATGTTCAAAGTGCTAATGAAAACCTAGTGATGTCTGCCTACACCACTCCAATGCATGgagttttgtattgtttaagACTTTTGCTGCCAGAAGCTGATGTGAG aaacaCACAGTATCGACAAGAATGGAGAAAGCTGGAGGAAGAAATTGTTTCTTGTTGTTTCCAAGTTTATTCTGCCGTTTTTCCAGTTGTAGGAAATGATTCACCTGAAGGGTTTATTCCAAAAATAGAAGAAGCTGAGCTGAGAAAAATCTGTGATGAGATTGGAATGCTTTGTACAG ATTTGGAAGATGAACGTTCTGTTGCACAGAAGGTGTTAGTTGCATCATGGAGAAGTGCCAAGGAGTCATCTCTTCTTTTGCAACTCATTGCTTCTCATGCTCTTGTTGATTCATCAGTCGATGATGAAGATTGTGTTCTATCATGGAAACAG ctGTTACAAATTGGTGATCATCTTCGCATGCAAATAATGGAGACAAGACATAGAGGAGCGTTTGAAGTGGCGTACGCTGCTTTAAAAGACTTCTGCCCGATATTATGGAG AAGCAACAACGCAAAGTTAAACACCATTCCAAAGCGATGGGTTGAGGAGGCAATGAACACTATTTGCAATCCAGCGAATACTGATTCTTTGTGTGCGACACGCAGAAGTGCTGGCTTACCTTTCTTCTTACAg GCAGTGCTAGGAAGTGACAAGGGCAAAAGGTCTCGTGATTGTCTTCATTCTGTGATGTCCAGATTGCTTTCTATTGTTGATTGTGAAATCATTAAAAGCATTACAATGGAAACTGACCTTAAAATTCAG GTCCATTCCTTAAACATACTACGTGGTTTGGTAAAGGATGCCTCGCTGGGTGAAGATATGCTGCCGTATATTTCTCGCTGCTTGATGGTTTCACTTACAG GTTTTGATTGTCAAGTTTGGTCTGTTCGAAATTCTTCCACCCTTCTCTTTTCTTCACTTGTTACCAGAATGTTTGGGGTTAAAAGAGAGAAAGACCTTGAAACTTCTGGAAAGAATAG GTTATCGAGTCATGAATTTTTCACGCGGATGCCAGATTTGCATGAATTTATCTTACAACATCTCCATAGAAATGTCAAATCCATCTTTAAAG ATGTAAACATTGAAAAACAGTCAAGTCTTTTTccagttttgcttttgctATCTAGAATTTACCCATCGTTGACTCGCCATGATCCATCAAGCGATCTTCTTAACGCTTTTGTCCCATTAGTGATAAA ATGCGCTTGTAGCTCTATTTTCAAATGCCGCGTGATGGCAGCCACTGCTTTATCGAGCATTGTATCAAAGGATTGTTCTTCATCAGTTCTACTTCAGTTAGCAAACGCACTTATCGTATCTTCATCTCATAATGAAACTCATGGTATTTTGCTGCTG TTAACGAAGTTACTGAGAGTGAAGTTTCGAAATAACATAAATGAGTCATCAGACATGACGGATGCTGTTGTTTATCTCACACACACCCTGAATCAGTGTGATGATCGAAGAAG GGGTGTTTACTGTGTTGTTAATCGCTCAGCTTTTATCGATTTATGTTTGGAGGTCACTGGATTGTGTAAAAACTTCATGAAAG ATCACCCTGGAACAGCTAATGTCGACTTTGCTACAAAAAGCTTGATTACCAAGTTGATTAAAGAAGTAAACTTGAAACAGAAATCTTCAACAATACTGCCAGGTTGTGCTTTTCTTTATCACAGCCAAGGAAAGTTGTTAGCTGCTGCTTATGGATG GGGTCTGTCATCTGATCTTACTTCTATTTCTGCCAATAACTTAGACCTCATATTTGCCGCCCTGAAGGTTTTAAAGCAGGAATACAAACCTCTTATATCAACTGTACACTTAAAGTTAGAAG GTGTTGGAAATAAAATTCCAGAAGACATTCAAAATTTCCTTGTTCAACTTTCTAAATCAGTGAGCAATCATGAATGTCTTGCCCAG ATATACAAACTTCTCACCCTTGTCTCAGCCAGTCGGACAAGTCAGGTATTGGCCTTGTCCCGTCTTCTAGCGGAAGATCATCTTTTGACTAACCAGAAGCTATTTGGCGCTGTGGTGCTATGTCAAGCTGTTTCTCTTCGTAGGTTGATAGACTGC GACGTTGACGCTCCGATGCTGAAGTGGCTCCGACGTTGGTTAGAGCTTTTGACGCAAGCATCTTCACTTGTGCGTAACGACGTCTGCGTCAGAGTATCCGTGGCCAAAGCACTACGCACAGTGACTGGCTTATTGCTGAAAGATGGAAAAAGTCACTTGG
- the LOC143445646 gene encoding tRNA (32-2'-O)-methyltransferase regulator THADA-like isoform X1, translating to MKKILQVSQFTEPVAKVLCQRIDLLRGPDNFHIVDKFLDTLITLVEGTLENIGDEVKMLKKITAEFKLLDATTCSEIIISISCFSFLLCSPKHPCKELWANLLQIDTFTASLVAVHLQEGLHWMTSNLSYLYISSCDVIKTVELCQTNFSLQGPCITAAVTKVFENVLNNVKMHREMLQELLNVSAEMLEKITSSVVESMQCIVIIFRKKFIQSFCINYEHEIVNARLKETIVGLYDESLLILQQDSLEGDCWYITSLVLPCLLHALKGSAEYYKEVMMQLEEFSEPSTNKNLWKIILSDGALLSLCGGLLVNESNRIEMVVDTDCLDENLSNTEDKSTSHSSSVQTSLHREILALIFTALFTIHKRITSVAGQVALAKSLAQWSRTARLLANFNKEDYRKETHQATECLAAYVALNLDNPVDVIRHQVKDIYVEILKAENISSGNNGFAIDQAFKILNWDWHKRSLYVALQCLLDFVPVHYLYENEPQLHVKLLKACFSQSLAPYASHLYHQLALRQSETIDITEQLHIWLKPALIALLECDVSQARILLDYCFSKLLKLYGQAAVPFALHYLHNSQENVSNVKISSVSSSANKLRVLIMFLRAAQQFGLQINAELNKTNPDQKSIDKETVKFALVHQNDQIRLDTFFLICDSWKPSVLITESDLLLLKFAFPYNMTNQCPAHRQQFLNTIKKFLHRLLINLQYIQKPTRKKNEQNQITVNLYKDFLKWLVQFCLKQLFIGNSYPRRSLSLSILYFMLSIFKTKEGSPVPVELFTLEYIKVLVNLLQDTFEDNRLLALNILTLSDLKGHVKAMLGSEFFENLQTSSYNQCRRSYKSDASRNAAYNLRFNARLSDNVDLSIIKTCRHLMSFLVKDVQSANENLVMSAYTTPMHGVLYCLRLLLPEADVRNTQYRQEWRKLEEEIVSCCFQVYSAVFPVVGNDSPEGFIPKIEEAELRKICDEIGMLCTDLEDERSVAQKVLVASWRSAKESSLLLQLIASHALVDSSVDDEDCVLSWKQLLQIGDHLRMQIMETRHRGAFEVAYAALKDFCPILWRSNNAKLNTIPKRWVEEAMNTICNPANTDSLCATRRSAGLPFFLQAVLGSDKGKRSRDCLHSVMSRLLSIVDCEIIKSITMETDLKIQVHSLNILRGLVKDASLGEDMLPYISRCLMVSLTGFDCQVWSVRNSSTLLFSSLVTRMFGVKREKDLETSGKNRLSSHEFFTRMPDLHEFILQHLHRNVKSIFKDVNIEKQSSLFPVLLLLSRIYPSLTRHDPSSDLLNAFVPLVIKCACSSIFKCRVMAATALSSIVSKDCSSSVLLQLANALIVSSSHNETHGILLLLTKLLRVKFRNNINESSDMTDAVVYLTHTLNQCDDRRRGVYCVVNRSAFIDLCLEVTGLCKNFMKDHPGTANVDFATKSLITKLIKEVNLKQKSSTILPGCAFLYHSQGKLLAAAYGWGLSSDLTSISANNLDLIFAALKVLKQEYKPLISTVHLKLEGVGNKIPEDIQNFLVQLSKSVSNHECLAQIYKLLTLVSASRTSQVLALSRLLAEDHLLTNQKLFGAVVLCQAVSLRRLIDCDVDAPMLKWLRRWLELLTQASSLVRNDVCVRVSVAKALRTVTGLLLKDGKSHLVEVCHEAWKLLLILLYDENADVREIACDIVHVVARAKGQDMTGHQLVDCLAMEIALDVYVTMYSDCDAQRCQATLDQVISFSHSDLKTAEANNLSNSTQLFESGSWNTYVENPLLKQVIAKARRSIMSA from the exons atgaaaaaaatattacaagttTCTCAGTTCACTGAGCCGGTTGCGAAGGTTTTATGTCAAAGGATTG attTACTTCGAGGTCCGGACAATTTCCATATCGTGGATAAATTCTTGGATACCTTGATTACTCTGGTTGAAGGTACTCTTGAAAATATTGGCGATGaagtgaaaatgttaaaaaag ATAACTGCAGAATTTAAATTACTTGATGCAACAACATGTTCGGAGATAATCATttcaatttcttgtttttctttccttCTTTGCTCTCCAAAACACCCCTGCAAGGAATTATGGGCTAA TCTCCTACAGATCGACACATTTACTGCCAGCCTGGTGGCAGTACATTTGCAGGAAGGATTACATTGGATGACATCTAACCTGAGTTATTTATACATCTCaagttgtgacgtaataaaaacaGTCGAGTTGTGTCAGACCAACTTTTCATTGCAAGGTCCATGTATTACAGCTGCCGTAACAAAAG tttttgaaaatgttctgAACAATGTTAAAATGCATAGAGAAATGTTGCAAGAATTGCTGAATGTGTCTGCTGAAATGCTGGAAAAAATTACTTCCTCAGTTGTTGAGTCAATGCAGTGCATTGTgataatttttagaaaaaagtttattcaaagtttttgcattaatTATGAGCATGAAATAGTAAATGCTCGTTTAAAGGAAACCATCGTAGGCCTCTATGATGAAAGTCTTCTAATTTTACAACAAG ATAGCCTTGAAGGTGATTGTTGGTATATCACAAGTTTGGTTCTACCTTGCTTGCTTCATGCACTTAAAGGTAGTGCTGAATATTACAAAGAG GTGATGATGCAACTAGAAGAATTTTCAGAACCTTCCACTAATAAAAACTTATGGAAAATAATTCTTAGTGACGGCGCACTGCTCTCTCTTTGTGGTGGTTTGCTGGTAAATGAGAGCAATAGAATTGAAATGGTTGTTGATACTGACTGTTTAGatgaaaatttatcaaacaCTGAAGACAAAAGCACTAGTCATAGCTCTTCTGTACAAACCTCATTGCATCGTGAAATTCTTGCACTTATATTTACCGCACTGTTTACCATACATAAAAG GATTACAAGTGTTGCTGGCCAGGTTGCTTTGGCAAAAAGTTTGGCCCAGTGGTCACGAACTGCAAG GTTGTTGGCGAACTTCAATAAAGAAGATTACCGAAAAGAAACCCATCAAGCCACAGAGTGTCTGGCAGCGTATGTTGCTTTGAATTTAGACAATCCTGTAGATGTGATACGACATCAAGTAAAAGATATAtatgttgaaattttaaaggCTGAAAACATATCGTCCG GTAATAATGGTTTTGCTATTGACCAAGCATTTAAAATCTTGAATTGGGATTGGCACAAACGTTCTCTATATGTTGCCCTCCAATGTTTGCTTGATTTTGTTCCTGTTCATTACCTTTATGAAAATGAACCCCAGCTTCATGTAAAGTtattaaaag catGTTTTAGTCAATCCCTGGCTCCCTATGCTTCACATTTGTATCATCAACTTGCTCTGAGGCAATCTGAAACAATTGACATCACTGAGCAACTTCATATTTGGTTGAAACCTGCATTAATAGCGTTGCTAGAATGTGACGTCAGTCAGGCTCGAATCCTACTTGAT tATTGCTTCAGcaagctactcaaattgtatGGTCAGGCTGCTGTGCCTTTTGCCCTCCATTATCTCCATAACAGTCAAGAAAACGTATCCAACGTTAAGATATCCTCGGTCTCATCATCAGCCAATAAACTTAGAGTACTGATCATGTTCCTTAGAGCTGCGCAACAATTTGGTTTGCAAATTAAT gcagaattaaataaaacaaatccaGACCAGAAAAGCATTGATAAAGAAACAGTTAAATTTGCCCTCGTTCATCAAAATGATCAg ATTCGTCTGGATACATTTTTTCTCATCTGTGACAGCTGGAAACCATCTGTTTTAATCACAGAAAGTGATCTATTGTTACTCAAGTTTGCGTTCCCATATAATATGACAAACCAGTGTCCAGCACACCGCCAACAGTTTCTTAACACAATAAAGAAG ttTCTTCATCGTTTGCTGATAAACCTTCAATATATACAAAAACCAACTCGgaagaaaaatgaacaaaatcaGATAACAGTGAATCTTTACAAa GACTTCTTGAAGTGGTTAGTTCAGTTTTGCCTGAAACAATTATTCATTGGCAACAGCTATCCTAGAAGAAGTCTATCTTTAAGCATTTTGTACTTTATGCTCagtatatttaaaacaaaggaAG GCTCCCCTGTACCGGTGGAGCTTTTTACACTTGAGTACATTAAAGTGTTGGTGAATCTTCTGCAAGATAcatttgaagataacagacttCTTGCACTCAATATATTAACATTGTCAGATTTAAAAGGACATGTTAAGGCAATG TTGGGAAgtgaattttttgaaaacctaCAAACTTCATCTTACAATCAGTGTCGACGAAGCTACAAGTCTGATGCAAGCAGAAATGCTGCATACAACCTTCGATTTAATGCAAGGCTTAGTGACAACGTGGATTTAAGCATAATAAA AACTTGCCGGCATCTCATGTCCTTTTTAGTCAAAGATGTTCAAAGTGCTAATGAAAACCTAGTGATGTCTGCCTACACCACTCCAATGCATGgagttttgtattgtttaagACTTTTGCTGCCAGAAGCTGATGTGAG aaacaCACAGTATCGACAAGAATGGAGAAAGCTGGAGGAAGAAATTGTTTCTTGTTGTTTCCAAGTTTATTCTGCCGTTTTTCCAGTTGTAGGAAATGATTCACCTGAAGGGTTTATTCCAAAAATAGAAGAAGCTGAGCTGAGAAAAATCTGTGATGAGATTGGAATGCTTTGTACAG ATTTGGAAGATGAACGTTCTGTTGCACAGAAGGTGTTAGTTGCATCATGGAGAAGTGCCAAGGAGTCATCTCTTCTTTTGCAACTCATTGCTTCTCATGCTCTTGTTGATTCATCAGTCGATGATGAAGATTGTGTTCTATCATGGAAACAG ctGTTACAAATTGGTGATCATCTTCGCATGCAAATAATGGAGACAAGACATAGAGGAGCGTTTGAAGTGGCGTACGCTGCTTTAAAAGACTTCTGCCCGATATTATGGAG AAGCAACAACGCAAAGTTAAACACCATTCCAAAGCGATGGGTTGAGGAGGCAATGAACACTATTTGCAATCCAGCGAATACTGATTCTTTGTGTGCGACACGCAGAAGTGCTGGCTTACCTTTCTTCTTACAg GCAGTGCTAGGAAGTGACAAGGGCAAAAGGTCTCGTGATTGTCTTCATTCTGTGATGTCCAGATTGCTTTCTATTGTTGATTGTGAAATCATTAAAAGCATTACAATGGAAACTGACCTTAAAATTCAG GTCCATTCCTTAAACATACTACGTGGTTTGGTAAAGGATGCCTCGCTGGGTGAAGATATGCTGCCGTATATTTCTCGCTGCTTGATGGTTTCACTTACAG GTTTTGATTGTCAAGTTTGGTCTGTTCGAAATTCTTCCACCCTTCTCTTTTCTTCACTTGTTACCAGAATGTTTGGGGTTAAAAGAGAGAAAGACCTTGAAACTTCTGGAAAGAATAG GTTATCGAGTCATGAATTTTTCACGCGGATGCCAGATTTGCATGAATTTATCTTACAACATCTCCATAGAAATGTCAAATCCATCTTTAAAG ATGTAAACATTGAAAAACAGTCAAGTCTTTTTccagttttgcttttgctATCTAGAATTTACCCATCGTTGACTCGCCATGATCCATCAAGCGATCTTCTTAACGCTTTTGTCCCATTAGTGATAAA ATGCGCTTGTAGCTCTATTTTCAAATGCCGCGTGATGGCAGCCACTGCTTTATCGAGCATTGTATCAAAGGATTGTTCTTCATCAGTTCTACTTCAGTTAGCAAACGCACTTATCGTATCTTCATCTCATAATGAAACTCATGGTATTTTGCTGCTG TTAACGAAGTTACTGAGAGTGAAGTTTCGAAATAACATAAATGAGTCATCAGACATGACGGATGCTGTTGTTTATCTCACACACACCCTGAATCAGTGTGATGATCGAAGAAG GGGTGTTTACTGTGTTGTTAATCGCTCAGCTTTTATCGATTTATGTTTGGAGGTCACTGGATTGTGTAAAAACTTCATGAAAG ATCACCCTGGAACAGCTAATGTCGACTTTGCTACAAAAAGCTTGATTACCAAGTTGATTAAAGAAGTAAACTTGAAACAGAAATCTTCAACAATACTGCCAGGTTGTGCTTTTCTTTATCACAGCCAAGGAAAGTTGTTAGCTGCTGCTTATGGATG GGGTCTGTCATCTGATCTTACTTCTATTTCTGCCAATAACTTAGACCTCATATTTGCCGCCCTGAAGGTTTTAAAGCAGGAATACAAACCTCTTATATCAACTGTACACTTAAAGTTAGAAG GTGTTGGAAATAAAATTCCAGAAGACATTCAAAATTTCCTTGTTCAACTTTCTAAATCAGTGAGCAATCATGAATGTCTTGCCCAG ATATACAAACTTCTCACCCTTGTCTCAGCCAGTCGGACAAGTCAGGTATTGGCCTTGTCCCGTCTTCTAGCGGAAGATCATCTTTTGACTAACCAGAAGCTATTTGGCGCTGTGGTGCTATGTCAAGCTGTTTCTCTTCGTAGGTTGATAGACTGC GACGTTGACGCTCCGATGCTGAAGTGGCTCCGACGTTGGTTAGAGCTTTTGACGCAAGCATCTTCACTTGTGCGTAACGACGTCTGCGTCAGAGTATCCGTGGCCAAAGCACTACGCACAGTGACTGGCTTATTGCTGAAAGATGGAAAAAGTCACTTGG